The Thermococcus eurythermalis genomic sequence GATGGCGACCCGTACTTCAACACGGACCTCGACCACTCCGCCTGGGCCGACGGTGTTTTTGATGATGGATGGAAGGTCACCATCTACGATGCCATAATCTGGAAGGACGGCAAAAACAACAACGACTGGCAGGACCCGAACAAGACCTGGCACGACCTCTCAGAGGTGAAGATTCACTACAACGTTACGATCGGTAGCGTCACCCTTAAGCAGCTCAACGAGGGAGAGGTTGACGCCGAGGACATAGACGACTTCAGCGACTTCACCCTCGTTGTTGACAACGTCGTCGCCAACGTTACCTTCAAGCTCAACGCGTACAGAAAGGAGCTCAAGGATCCGGTCCTCGGCACCCTGAGCGAGTACAAGTACACCGTCAGTGACACCCAGCCCAGTGGATATGAGTTCTATAAAACCGTGGTCGAAGGCGTTGAGAAAGGCGACACCGTTGAGCTCTTCGGCAAGACCATCAAGGTCCTTGACATTGGAGTTGACGATGGCACCCCGTATATCGAGTACGGTAACGACTGGGGCGACACCTACATTGACTCCGGTAAGAGCAAGACCTTCGGCGACTACACCATCAAGGTTCTCGACATTGACGTCAACCAGGAGAAGGCCCTCCTCGAGGTCTCCGGCCCGACCGGAACCGAGACGGTTACCCTCAACACCGAGAAGAGCCCGACTAAGACCCTCTTCAACGGCGGCATAAGGGTTACCCTGCTCGACACCTTCATCGGTATAGGCGGAACCACCAGCGTCAAGGTCGAGGTTCAGACTGACATTGACCGCATCTACGACGAAGATGAGTTCATGCCGGGATGGATAGCCCACCTCGGCGTCGACAACGGCAAGCTCCTGTGGTTCGCCCTCACCAACGAGGAGGAGCTCGAGGGCAAGGAGATTAAGCTCTTCGACACCTACGTCATGGACTACACCGCTGACATCATGAAGAAGAAGAACCCAGACAACGATAAGACCTACGCCGCCATGGAGGCATGGGTCAAGATTGACCCGATCGCACCCAAGTGGGAGTACACCACCTACAAAGAGGGCGACGAGATCGACGACACCGACTACATAGTTGACAACATCAAGGCCTCTGCCAGCCCGGCCAAGGCCGCCGTTGTCAGCAAGATAACCACCCCGATCACCGTCCTTGACACCGAGCTCATGGAGCAGGGTCTTGACAAGGTCGACAGCAACCTCATCCTCGTCGGTGGTCCGGTCGTCAACACCGTTACCGCCGCCCTCGCTGAGAAGCTCGGCGTCCCGACCGACTACGACGGCTGGAAGGAGCAGTTCGGCACCGGCAAGGAGAGCGGTGTCGTCAAGTACGTCGCCGAGTGCGAGACCATCAACGGCCACGGTGTTGTCCTCGTCGCCGGTACCGACAGGGAGGGCACCAAGGCCGCTGCTGAGGCCCTCATGGAGTACCTCGCTGGCCTCCACTGAAGGCCTTTTCTTCTCTCTTTACTTTCAGCACTTCTTGGGAGGTTTTTAGGGTGTCAAGGAAGTTCTTAGTTGTGCTAATTTTGGTAGTCATTATTCTCACACCCGCTGGTTACATTATGTACGGCTACTCTCAGTATGACGTTTCAGTGAGCCCGAACAAGTCGGCCCCCGAGCACACGTATATAGTCATCAAGTTCCCAGATGGCGGATACGGTGTCTTCACGCTCCCCCAGTACGTCAACCTAACACTCCACGGCTTCAAGGCACCAGAGGGAGCGAAGGGCTACGCGGTCAACGTTACCGGCTACATCACGGGAATACCCGAAGTTGATGTAAACCTGACACTGAACGCGCCATATCAGCGCTTCACAATCATTGTTGGAGACCCCAGTGCCAAGAAATGTTCGTCAAATCCCGAAGAGTTCACTGGGAGCTGTTCGGACCGCACGGCGGCGGTTGCTGAGATAAGTGCATTTGTTGCATCTATGTTTAAGCGCTACTACTACCTTGAAGCCTTAAAAAAGGGAATGGACGAAGCCGGCGCAAGACAGTACGCCTATGAAGAGACGATGAAGCGCCACGACACCAGGTATCTCTCGTTCATGACAAAGGTCGCATTGGGGCTTAAAAGAATCGGTAACAAGGAGCATCTTGCCATCGTGCTGCTGGGTCCTGCTGAAGGTGCTAAAGAAAATAGAATCATCGTCCCCAGGCCCGGGCTAATCATCCTTGAGGGCAAATCCGACGGGGCACTTAGGGCTGAAGTTGTGCTCCTGGAAAAAATTATGGAGTTTAAGTGGCCCACAGAGAACCAGACCTCTACTTCAGGGTGATCAAGTCCCACATGGCCTTTTTCTTTTCCTCTCCCATGACCTTGAAAAACTCTTCTTTGCTCGCAAATGGCCTTTTGGCCATTATCTTTACCGCCGTTTTCTTCCCAATTCCTGGAATGAGCTGGAGAACCCTCGGGCTCTCGCGGTTCACGTTTATTGGGACGGGAATCCCCGTTATGCTCCTGAAGCCGTGGTCGACTATGAGGACGTCGTAGAACCTGTTAAGGGGAATCTCCTTCGGGATTCCAACGATGAGGGGGTAACTCCCTATCTGCCTTCCGTAAGTCAGCCCGTTGTCAAATACCTCTGCCCTGACGTCTTTCAGGACTGTCCCAACTGGAACGACTCTCTTGAGCATGGGCAGGTCAATCTCGTGCCTTATCTTGTGGCGGTAGTGCTGGATTAGCCGCTTGTGCTTCTCCGTCTTTACCTTGTCTCTCATGTGCCACAGTGGCGTTCCCGGAAAGACGACGACCTGTCTGATGTTTATCCTCCTTACCATGAGACCATCGTCGAGGAGCCGCTTGAGGAACTGGAAGGTTATCTCATAGCTCTTCTTTGTCTCGCCCGGCAGGCCGAAAATTATGTTTATCCCCGGCAGGAGCCAGGGCATTCCGTTGTAGCCTCTCCTCGCACCGATCTCGTTGAGGATTTTGACGGCCTCATAGGTCTCCTCAGCGGTGGCGTTCAGGTTGTTGAGCTTCGCGACCTTCGGGTCGGCGCTCTCAAGACCGAAAGCAACAACGTTTCCTGGAGTCCCGTACTTTATGAGCGCCTTGGCAATCCTGATGCTCTCCTCTGGGTAGTTCGCTATCACCGCGGGGTTGGCGTTGTCCACGTGGAGGGTCTTAACATCGGGCGCAACGGAGCGGATTCCGGCAAAGAGCTTCTCTATTGCCTCTGGATTCGGGATTGGCACACGGCCGTTAGGCTTTGCCATGTATGAGAATATACAGCTCTGCCTCCCAACGCGGAAGTGCCTAACACCGAGGTCGTAGAGGGCCTTGACCTCGGCAACTACATCCTCCACCGGCCTGTCCTCGACGGTTCTGTAGCGCACCGGCTCGGTGCAGAAGGAGCAGCCCCCTATGCCCATGGCCTTTGGACAGCCCCTCTGGGTCTCGATTTCAACGATAACGAAGTCGGGGTAATCCGGAAACTGCCTTACAACTTCCGTACCAATAATTGCATAATCACGTAATTCTGCATAGTTTCTGAAGCGGAAGGGGTCGGGGTCCTTGGGATTGCTCAGGTAGTCAAAGAGGAAGGCCTCAAGGTCGCCGTAAACAACGTAATCAAAAACGCTCTCCGCGAGCTGGAGCTCCCTGCTCGTGATTTTAACGCCACCCATAGATGCGGAGCCCATGAAGGCCGGCCCGCCGAGGATTTTCGTGGCATTGACGTCCCTCAAGAAGCGGGCGACCTCTTCAACACTTCCCGGGACTGCGGAGAGGTATTTGCCGGGAGTGTGCAGTCCTCCGATGTAAACAACCAGGTCGGCCTTCGCCAGAATATCCCGAACTTTCGGAAAGTTGGGCGTCTTGTTTTTGGTCTCCACTCCCCTCTCACCAAGGAAAGTTGCCCTCAGGTCGTCTATCGTGAGGTAGAAGACCTGAGCGTCTTTCCTCGCCTTTTTTATCGCTCCGTATGCGTAGCGGGGATATATGCCCAGGTATGGTGGCACTCCAAGGCCCGCGGGTTCGTCTGTGTAGCCGTCTATGATGGCGACTATCATGGTTGGGAAGTCCGTTTTGGCTTTTAAAAACCAATCGCATGTCAAAAGGTATAAAATGCTGGAGACACTAAATTACCTGTGGTGGCCAGCAGTGGAGCGCTTTAAAACCGAGGAAGAAAAATCAGAGTTCAGGCGGATTCTTGAAGCAATATCGAAGCTCGGCATCAAGGAGCTTCTCGCATACTGGATGAATCAGGAGATGGAGGAAGCCGAGATGTACTACAAGCTCTCCGCAATGAGCAAAGACGTCAACTGGGACGAGCGGATTTCAAAGCTTTTCATGGAGATGTATAGGGAATCTATGGAACACGCTGAGACACTGTTGAAGCTGTATCGTGAAATATATCCTGATGAAGAAGTACCCAAAGTAGACCTTCCCTCCCTCGAAGTTGAGCTGTCAGAGGAGCAGTTAAAGGATTTGGTTTATCACGGAAAGCTCAGGGAAATCCTCAAACACCTGATGGACACGGAGAAGATTGCACGCGACGTTTATCTATATCTCGCGGAGCACACCTCTGATGAAAAAGCGAAAGAAACTTTCCTCTGGCTGGCGGACATTGAAAACGGACATTATGAAAAGCTGAAGAGGCTCTACGTGGAGCTCTTTGGTGAACCCCCTGAAGAGAACGGCAAAGGATAAAAGAAAAGCTTACATTTTTCTTTTGAAAGCCTTGCCGTTCACGGCAGGGAGAAGTCAGGTTCCGCAGGTTTTCACGGGAGTACACTGTTGGCCTTCAGATAGGCCTCTATCTCCTTAACTTCTTCGGGAGAGAGCTGGAAAACCCGTTTTTCGGCGTATGGAACTGATGAAATCACGTCCTTTATGTTTTTGAATTCTGTCTTCGTTAGCCCCAGCATGTGGTGGGACTTCTTCAGCGCCGCCACAACCGTGCTCCTCCGGTGCTGGAAGAGTGCCTTAACGAGGTCTTTATTCAGCTCTATGCGCTCGTCCCGCGGTTTTGGCTTGATTACGACGACAGCTGAATCAACCTTTGGCCTCGGCCAGAATGCACCTCTGCCTATTCTCTCGACGACCTCAACGTTTGCCTTCGCCTGAACCATCAGCGAGAGGCGGGAATAGTTTTTGTCCCCGGGTTCTGCCACCATTCTCTCCGCGAACTCGAGCTGGTAAATCAAAACCGCCCTCTCGAAGTCGTGCCTTAGGAGCTTGAATGTAACCGGAGAGGAAATCTGGTATGGGAGGTTGGAGACCATCTTGTCAAACGACGGCCACTCAACCCTCACGGCGTCCCCCTCGATGAGCTCAACGTTTGGCCACGCATATTCATTCCTGAGAATTTCAATTATCCTTCTGTCCTTCTCGATGGCGTAGACTTTTCCCGCCCTTTTGGCGAGCTCCTTCGTGAGAACGCCCAGTCCCGGCCCGATTTCAAGAACAGTATCCTTCTCGCTAAGCTCCGCTCTCTCAACGTTTCTCTCGATTATATCGGGCACGATTAGAAAGTTCTGACCGAGGTCGCGGTTTGGCCTGAGGTTGTATTTGTAAATAAGGGAGAAAAGTTCGTCCCTCATCCCCTAAAAATCCTCCTGTGGCCGACGAAGAGCTTGTATCTGTCTTTATCCTGGAGCTCCTCAACGATTCTCTTGGCTATCATCTTGACCGGGTCTGGCAGCCCCTTGACGCGCTTCTTCAGGTCTTCGAAACTCTTAAACGGTTCTTTCTGCCTCTCCTCTATAATCTCCCACATGTGCTTCTTCCCGATGCCCGGCAGGAGCTCAAGGCTGTGGAGCCTGTTGGTTATCGGTGGGGCAACGTTGAAGAACTGGACGAAGCGCTCCTCGTTGTTCTTCACTATCTCCTCGACGACGTACGGAAGCTCGGCCTTCGCGGTGTCCGTAAGGTCGTTGTAGGCTATCTTCTTGTTGATGAGGAGGATTTTATCGCGGTGCCCCTTCCCTATGAAGACTCTCTCGTAGAGCATGAGGTCTTCCTTGGGCGTGACCTCAAGGAGGGTAAAGGCCTTCTCACCGATTACCTGGGCGACAGGCTTACCCGTCCGCCTGCCCGTTGTGAGATCAACGTAATAACCTTCCGGAAGGTAGTCCAGCACGTAAGCGTACTCCTCATATTCGAGGTTCCTCTTCTTTTTTTCAATACTTTCGCGGTAAGAATGCCTCCGGTACCTATCCATCATCTCTCCCCCAGAACTTATTTTGGCCTGAAGTTTTTATACTTTCCTCTACGTCAAAGAAAAAGGAGAAAATCAGTCAAGGGGCCGGTACTCGTCAACGAGCTTTATTATCTCCTCGGCCTCCTCGGGCGAGGGCATGTACTCCTCCTTCGCAAAGATAACCCTGATGTCGAGGTAGTCGTTGGGGAGGATGTCCACTATCTTGGCGGCGAGCCTCTCGTCGATCCAGTCGAAGAGCCCCATGAGCTTCTCCTTGAGCTCCTTCGCCTTCTCGGGACTGAGCTTGGCGAACTTCTCCGCGTGCTCAAGGCTAACCCTGGCCTCGTAAAACATGGGCTCTTCGGGGTTCTCAGCCATGCCCTCCTCCTTTCTGCGCTCGAGGAGCTCCTTCGTCTCAGCTATGGTGAGGTAGTGCTCCTCGAGCTTTTTGCGGCCGATCATTCTTCATCCCTTCTGGGGCCTGAGGTGGACGGGGTGTATGAAGAACGTCTTAACCTTGCCGCCGTCCCTAATCTGGACGACGTAGGCATCGCCGCGCTTGCCGACGACGGTTCCGGTCCTTCCGTGGAACCTCGGGTCGGGCATGCCCTTGTGGTAGCTCGGCTCTATGACGATGTGAACCCTCTGCCCGACCTCAAACTCCTGGAGGAACCTAGTGAGCGGGGGAAGGCCCCTCTTTCTCGGCTTCTTACTGAGCTTACCCCTGGTCTTCCTCCTAAAGCTGTGCGCCTTCTGAACCATTTCCACCACCTCTCAACTTTTATGGGCCCGAACGGGCAAATCCAGGTTTACAGCACGGAATTTTTTCAAGGGGGAAACGCTTTTCGCTCCGTTTAGACTTAGGACTAACCCCCTAGGAATCACTAAAACCTACAAGGGCCCCTTTATAAATCTTTCACTCCAAAGTGCAAAAGCAAAAAGAAAAGCTACCTGCGTCTCAGCAACAGTACCGGGAGCGAGAGTATCAACAATATTCCGAGTCCGCAGATGCCTTCACTGGGTTTGTCTTCCAGGGCAATCACCGCAACTGGAGCTTCCTTGGTTTCCTCTACCTTAACTGGCGACTCTACGATTTTTATACTAATACTGGTGGAAACAACCTCTGGTCCGGGTACGAGTTCAAAGTCTGCGGGGGCAGCTTTGACCTTAACGTCTATCGGTCTGAGATTGGGCCCGATGGGCTCTGCGTCAAAATGCGATACTATTCCGAGCCCCTGGAATTTCAAGAATGTTCCTGAGGATATATCCTTTCTCCAGAGGGCTATAAAGTCATCATCTTCTGTGCTTATCCCTAAAGGCTCGATTAGCCCGTCAAAGTCATCTTTAGAGGACACCATTGCAAATATCTCAACCACGTTCCCTTTTTTGTCGGTTTTAATCACGGCGTAAGTTGTATTGACCCCGCCATCACACTCCAGTTTAAAGGACTCCGTGATGGGGAGCTGAAAAATGATATGGCCTTCGGAGGCCGTTAGTATCGGGGCAGGCTCGGTTGAAAATGAGCTGGAGCTCACTGCCGTTGCGTTTTCGCCTGTTTCTGTGCAGATTCTCTCAGGAATTAGCGTGTAGCTCTTGGCCCATAGCGTTTTATTTCCGAGTATTGCCCCCATTACCGTTCCGTTCGAGGAGCCGCCCAGGAGATAAACTGTCTCCCCAAAAGACCGTGCCGACTTTATGAAAAACTTCCTGAGGGAACTTTTAATCTGCCAGTTTTCAAGCGGCTGGCCGTCCTTGTTGAGCCGTATATAATACCAATCCTCCATGGTGTGGACTATCAGGTAGTAGCCACTGCCGGTTTTTCCGACCGCCGTGCTGTAGAGCTCTCTCAGGTGGGACACCCTGTATTCCCGAGCCCAGAGAATTTCCCCGTCCGCATTCAGGGCCAGAACCAGTGGAACAGAGACATGCCTTCCCTCGATGAAGCTGTCCACATGGGTGGCGATGAGTATTTCGTCTCTCTCAATTGCCACCGAGTCTATAAACGGGATCCAGCCCTGGCCTACATCGAGAAGGTAGTCTTTAGACCAGAGAACTTTTCCCTTTTTGTCCAGTTTAATCAC encodes the following:
- the rsmA gene encoding 16S rRNA (adenine(1518)-N(6)/adenine(1519)-N(6))-dimethyltransferase RsmA, which gives rise to MRDELFSLIYKYNLRPNRDLGQNFLIVPDIIERNVERAELSEKDTVLEIGPGLGVLTKELAKRAGKVYAIEKDRRIIEILRNEYAWPNVELIEGDAVRVEWPSFDKMVSNLPYQISSPVTFKLLRHDFERAVLIYQLEFAERMVAEPGDKNYSRLSLMVQAKANVEVVERIGRGAFWPRPKVDSAVVVIKPKPRDERIELNKDLVKALFQHRRSTVVAALKKSHHMLGLTKTEFKNIKDVISSVPYAEKRVFQLSPEEVKEIEAYLKANSVLP
- a CDS encoding ferritin-like domain-containing protein, coding for MERFKTEEEKSEFRRILEAISKLGIKELLAYWMNQEMEEAEMYYKLSAMSKDVNWDERISKLFMEMYRESMEHAETLLKLYREIYPDEEVPKVDLPSLEVELSEEQLKDLVYHGKLREILKHLMDTEKIARDVYLYLAEHTSDEKAKETFLWLADIENGHYEKLKRLYVELFGEPPEENGKG
- a CDS encoding radical SAM protein — its product is MIVAIIDGYTDEPAGLGVPPYLGIYPRYAYGAIKKARKDAQVFYLTIDDLRATFLGERGVETKNKTPNFPKVRDILAKADLVVYIGGLHTPGKYLSAVPGSVEEVARFLRDVNATKILGGPAFMGSASMGGVKITSRELQLAESVFDYVVYGDLEAFLFDYLSNPKDPDPFRFRNYAELRDYAIIGTEVVRQFPDYPDFVIVEIETQRGCPKAMGIGGCSFCTEPVRYRTVEDRPVEDVVAEVKALYDLGVRHFRVGRQSCIFSYMAKPNGRVPIPNPEAIEKLFAGIRSVAPDVKTLHVDNANPAVIANYPEESIRIAKALIKYGTPGNVVAFGLESADPKVAKLNNLNATAEETYEAVKILNEIGARRGYNGMPWLLPGINIIFGLPGETKKSYEITFQFLKRLLDDGLMVRRINIRQVVVFPGTPLWHMRDKVKTEKHKRLIQHYRHKIRHEIDLPMLKRVVPVGTVLKDVRAEVFDNGLTYGRQIGSYPLIVGIPKEIPLNRFYDVLIVDHGFRSITGIPVPINVNRESPRVLQLIPGIGKKTAVKIMAKRPFASKEEFFKVMGEEKKKAMWDLITLK
- a CDS encoding RNA polymerase Rpb4 family protein, whose product is MIGRKKLEEHYLTIAETKELLERRKEEGMAENPEEPMFYEARVSLEHAEKFAKLSPEKAKELKEKLMGLFDWIDERLAAKIVDILPNDYLDIRVIFAKEEYMPSPEEAEEIIKLVDEYRPLD
- a CDS encoding 50S ribosomal protein L21e, translated to MVQKAHSFRRKTRGKLSKKPRKRGLPPLTRFLQEFEVGQRVHIVIEPSYHKGMPDPRFHGRTGTVVGKRGDAYVVQIRDGGKVKTFFIHPVHLRPQKG
- a CDS encoding S-layer protein, coding for MKVKKIAALAVGAAMVGATVGFASAQPTVPEIPKDFFVKNGEPNVKIVVGSQGAALDVASAADIAVAIGSMLYTEKDVKVTDTSVVVKKDTAYDPDDIPVFDNTYTGEYKVGDDITTEPYWWNGSFDEDGDPYFNTDLDHSAWADGVFDDGWKVTIYDAIIWKDGKNNNDWQDPNKTWHDLSEVKIHYNVTIGSVTLKQLNEGEVDAEDIDDFSDFTLVVDNVVANVTFKLNAYRKELKDPVLGTLSEYKYTVSDTQPSGYEFYKTVVEGVEKGDTVELFGKTIKVLDIGVDDGTPYIEYGNDWGDTYIDSGKSKTFGDYTIKVLDIDVNQEKALLEVSGPTGTETVTLNTEKSPTKTLFNGGIRVTLLDTFIGIGGTTSVKVEVQTDIDRIYDEDEFMPGWIAHLGVDNGKLLWFALTNEEELEGKEIKLFDTYVMDYTADIMKKKNPDNDKTYAAMEAWVKIDPIAPKWEYTTYKEGDEIDDTDYIVDNIKASASPAKAAVVSKITTPITVLDTELMEQGLDKVDSNLILVGGPVVNTVTAALAEKLGVPTDYDGWKEQFGTGKESGVVKYVAECETINGHGVVLVAGTDREGTKAAAEALMEYLAGLH
- a CDS encoding DUF655 domain-containing protein, translating into MDRYRRHSYRESIEKKKRNLEYEEYAYVLDYLPEGYYVDLTTGRRTGKPVAQVIGEKAFTLLEVTPKEDLMLYERVFIGKGHRDKILLINKKIAYNDLTDTAKAELPYVVEEIVKNNEERFVQFFNVAPPITNRLHSLELLPGIGKKHMWEIIEERQKEPFKSFEDLKKRVKGLPDPVKMIAKRIVEELQDKDRYKLFVGHRRIFRG